Proteins encoded within one genomic window of Actinoplanes octamycinicus:
- a CDS encoding NADH-quinone oxidoreductase subunit C, with protein MSIQPGTEGDIPVTAPTGAHLGAPAQTPPSPDKGMFGVKGTGDVSGFGRLVRPRPAVFDSPRPYGGYFDDVYDALEEAYPAFSEAIEKVVVDRAELTLHIRAERIKDVCQVMRDEGSLRFELCSSVDCVDYLGSDERRFHVAYQLTSMTYRRRVRLEVAVADGEPVPSVTSVYPTADWQEREVYDMFGVVFAGHPNLTRILMPDDWEGHPQRKDYPLGGVPVEYKGAEIPPPDQRRVYQ; from the coding sequence ATGAGTATTCAACCCGGAACCGAGGGTGACATTCCGGTTACTGCACCGACGGGTGCGCATCTGGGTGCACCCGCGCAGACACCGCCCAGCCCGGATAAGGGCATGTTCGGCGTCAAAGGCACCGGTGACGTCTCCGGCTTCGGCCGCCTGGTCCGCCCCCGACCTGCTGTTTTTGACAGCCCACGGCCTTACGGCGGGTATTTCGACGACGTCTATGACGCGTTGGAGGAAGCTTATCCGGCCTTCTCCGAAGCCATCGAGAAGGTGGTGGTGGATAGGGCGGAACTCACACTTCACATCAGGGCCGAGAGAATCAAGGACGTCTGTCAGGTAATGAGGGACGAAGGGTCCCTCCGGTTCGAGCTGTGCTCGTCCGTCGACTGCGTGGACTATCTCGGTTCCGATGAGCGTCGATTCCATGTCGCTTATCAATTGACGTCGATGACGTATCGCCGGAGGGTGCGTCTCGAGGTGGCCGTCGCCGACGGGGAGCCCGTCCCGAGCGTCACCAGCGTCTACCCGACCGCCGACTGGCAGGAGCGGGAGGTCTACGACATGTTCGGCGTCGTCTTCGCCGGCCATCCCAACCTCACCCGGATCCTGATGCCGGACGACTGGGAGGGTCACCCCCAGCGCAAGGACTACCCGCTCGGCGGGGTGCCCGTGGAATACAAGGGCGCCGAGATCCCGCCGCCCGACCAGCGGAGGGTCTACCAGTGA
- a CDS encoding NADH-quinone oxidoreductase subunit D, which produces MTTSEYASARETTEGRVFTVTGGDWDSVTSSIDPLSNEKIVVNMGPQHPSTHGVLRLVLELEGETVTEARPVVGYLHTGIEKNLEYRTWTQGVTFVTRMDYLSNMSNEAAYCLAVEKLLGVTDEITERATTIRVLFMELQRIASHLVWLATTGMELGAISMMLYGFREREYILDIFEETSGLRMNNGYIRPGGLAQDLPESAVKKIRDFLKYLPKKLKEYEAMLSGQVIWQQRTQGVAVLDVTGCLSLGITGPVLRSAGLPWDLRKTMPYCGYETYEFDVPTATTGDVWGRYLVRLAEIKESLKIVEQALDRLRPGPIWIADKKIAWPSQLALGVDGLGNSLEHVAKIMGQSMESLIHHFKLVTEGFRVPPGQVYVAVEHPRGELGVHAVSDGGTHPYRVHYREPSFVNLQAIPAMAEGALLADVIAGGASLDPVMGGCDR; this is translated from the coding sequence GTGACTACTTCTGAGTACGCGAGCGCGCGCGAGACCACCGAGGGCCGGGTCTTCACGGTCACCGGCGGCGACTGGGACAGCGTCACGTCCAGCATCGACCCGCTCAGCAACGAGAAGATCGTCGTCAACATGGGTCCGCAGCACCCGTCCACGCACGGCGTGCTCCGGCTGGTGCTGGAGCTCGAGGGCGAGACGGTGACCGAGGCCCGCCCGGTGGTCGGTTACCTGCACACCGGGATCGAGAAGAACCTGGAGTACCGCACCTGGACCCAGGGCGTCACGTTCGTCACGCGGATGGACTACCTGTCCAACATGTCGAACGAGGCGGCCTACTGCCTCGCGGTGGAGAAGCTGCTCGGCGTCACCGATGAGATCACCGAGCGGGCCACCACCATCCGGGTGCTCTTCATGGAGTTGCAGCGGATCGCCTCGCACCTGGTCTGGCTGGCCACCACCGGCATGGAGCTGGGCGCGATCTCGATGATGCTGTACGGCTTCCGGGAGCGGGAGTACATCCTCGACATCTTCGAGGAGACCTCCGGGCTGCGGATGAACAACGGCTACATCCGGCCCGGCGGCCTGGCCCAGGACCTGCCCGAGTCGGCGGTCAAGAAGATCCGCGACTTCCTCAAGTACCTGCCGAAGAAGCTCAAGGAATACGAGGCGATGCTCTCCGGCCAGGTCATCTGGCAGCAGCGCACGCAGGGGGTCGCGGTCCTGGACGTGACCGGCTGCCTGTCGCTGGGGATCACCGGCCCGGTGCTGCGCTCCGCCGGCCTGCCCTGGGACCTGCGCAAGACGATGCCGTACTGCGGTTACGAGACGTACGAGTTCGACGTCCCGACCGCGACCACCGGCGACGTCTGGGGCCGTTACCTGGTCCGGCTGGCCGAGATCAAGGAGTCCCTCAAGATCGTCGAGCAAGCGCTCGACCGGCTCCGGCCGGGACCGATCTGGATCGCGGACAAGAAGATCGCCTGGCCGTCCCAGCTCGCGCTGGGCGTCGACGGACTCGGCAACTCGCTGGAGCACGTCGCCAAGATCATGGGTCAGTCGATGGAGTCGCTGATCCACCACTTCAAGCTCGTGACCGAGGGCTTCCGGGTGCCGCCCGGCCAAGTCTACGTCGCGGTCGAGCACCCGCGGGGCGAACTCGGCGTTCACGCGGTTTCCGACGGTGGTACCCATCCCTACCGGGTGCACTACCGCGAGCCGAGCTTCGTCAACCTGCAGGCCATCCCCGCGATGGCCGAGGGCGCGCTGCTGGCCGACGTGATCGCCGGCGGCGCGTCGCTGGACCCCGTGATGGGTGGGTGTGATCGCTGA
- the nuoE gene encoding NADH-quinone oxidoreductase subunit NuoE: MTTTEFTPAAAPLAEKLLGSAQEILARYPAGRERSALLPLLHLVQTEEGYVSPAGVAFCAEVLGINKAQVGAVATFYTMYKRRPTGEYLVSVCTNTLCNVMGGQEVYDRLTEHLGVGHDETTADGKITLEHAECLAACDYAPVVTVNYDFTVDQATPDSAVELVDKLAAGERPTPERGARICSLREMQYQLAGFADPRDGAVGDGVAGAPTLRGVRLAQEHGVAVAGFDPETPITKTKPAREGAALPEQPDRPAAEPGKVATAVHAVTSAVKQVAGKVGERRNAGAKTEDPQIRTAELRNPTASEPATPAADAGSSAAGSPAGDGKPAGDSPRTPDPTRGSEEKK, translated from the coding sequence ATGACCACGACGGAATTCACTCCGGCAGCCGCTCCTCTGGCGGAGAAGCTGCTCGGGTCCGCGCAGGAGATCCTGGCGCGGTACCCGGCCGGCCGGGAACGCTCGGCGCTGCTGCCGCTGCTGCACCTGGTGCAGACCGAGGAGGGCTACGTCAGCCCGGCCGGGGTGGCCTTCTGTGCCGAGGTCCTGGGGATCAACAAGGCCCAGGTCGGCGCGGTCGCCACCTTCTACACCATGTACAAGCGCCGGCCCACCGGTGAGTACCTGGTCAGCGTCTGCACCAACACGCTGTGCAACGTGATGGGCGGTCAGGAGGTCTACGACCGGCTGACCGAGCACCTCGGCGTCGGGCACGACGAGACCACCGCCGACGGCAAGATCACGCTGGAGCACGCCGAGTGCCTGGCCGCCTGCGACTACGCGCCGGTGGTGACGGTCAACTACGACTTCACCGTCGACCAGGCCACCCCGGACTCCGCGGTCGAGCTGGTCGACAAGCTGGCCGCCGGCGAGCGTCCCACCCCGGAGCGGGGTGCCCGGATCTGCTCGCTGCGCGAGATGCAGTACCAGCTGGCCGGCTTCGCCGACCCGCGGGACGGCGCGGTCGGCGACGGGGTGGCCGGCGCGCCCACGCTGCGCGGCGTCCGGCTGGCGCAGGAGCACGGGGTCGCGGTGGCCGGGTTCGACCCGGAGACCCCGATCACCAAGACCAAGCCGGCCCGCGAGGGCGCCGCGCTGCCGGAGCAGCCCGACCGGCCGGCCGCGGAGCCGGGCAAGGTCGCGACGGCGGTGCACGCCGTCACGAGCGCGGTCAAGCAGGTCGCGGGCAAGGTCGGGGAGCGCCGGAACGCCGGCGCGAAGACCGAGGACCCCCAGATCCGTACCGCTGAACTGCGTAATCCCACCGCGAGCGAACCGGCGACGCCGGCCGCGGACGCCGGGTCCTCGGCGGCCGGCTCGCCGGCCGGCGACGGCAAACCGGCGGGGGACAGCCCGCGTACGCCCGACCCGACCCGTGGTTCGGAGGAGAAGAAATGA
- the nuoF gene encoding NADH-quinone oxidoreductase subunit NuoF, whose protein sequence is MTQPRPEVLQKLTPVLTKRWLSPDAWQIGVYERLDGYQALRKALDVHPDDMIQLIKDSGLRGRGGAGFPTGLKWGFIPQGDGKPHYLVINADEGEPGTCKDLPLMTYDPHSLVEGAIIASYAIRANRAFIYIRGEAVHAARRLRNAVQEAYAAGYLGRNILGSGFDLDLVVHSGAGAYICGEETALLDSLEGFRGQPRLRPPFPAIAGLYASPTVVNNVGTIASVPYIVLGGADWWKSMGTEKSAGPMIYSLSGRVVNPGQYECGLGITLRELIELAGGMKPGHNLKFWTPGGSSTPILTAEHIDTPMDFEGVAAAGSILGTTAMQIFSDQDCPVYNTWRWLEFYHHESCGKCTPCREGNYWMVRTYRRILAGQGTYADLDTLQDTADNIFGRSFCGLGDGAATPVVSTLKWFRDDYLGYIEGRTAPRLSEKSLVGAH, encoded by the coding sequence ATGACGCAACCCCGGCCGGAGGTGCTCCAGAAGCTCACCCCGGTGCTCACCAAGCGCTGGCTGTCGCCGGACGCCTGGCAGATCGGCGTGTACGAGCGGCTCGACGGCTACCAGGCGCTGCGCAAGGCGCTCGACGTCCACCCGGACGACATGATCCAGCTGATCAAGGACTCCGGGCTCCGCGGCCGTGGTGGCGCGGGCTTCCCGACCGGCCTGAAGTGGGGGTTCATCCCGCAGGGCGACGGCAAGCCGCACTACCTGGTGATCAACGCGGACGAGGGCGAGCCGGGGACCTGCAAGGACCTGCCGCTGATGACCTACGACCCGCACTCGCTGGTGGAGGGCGCGATCATCGCCTCCTACGCGATCCGGGCGAACCGCGCGTTCATCTACATCCGCGGTGAGGCGGTGCACGCCGCCCGCCGGCTGCGCAACGCGGTGCAGGAGGCGTACGCCGCCGGCTACCTCGGGCGGAACATCCTCGGCTCCGGGTTCGACCTGGACCTGGTGGTGCACAGCGGGGCCGGCGCGTACATCTGCGGCGAGGAGACCGCGCTGCTCGACTCGCTGGAGGGCTTCCGCGGCCAGCCCCGGCTGCGCCCGCCGTTCCCGGCCATCGCCGGGCTCTACGCCAGCCCGACCGTGGTGAACAACGTCGGCACCATCGCCAGCGTGCCGTACATCGTGCTGGGCGGCGCGGACTGGTGGAAGAGCATGGGCACCGAGAAGTCGGCCGGCCCGATGATCTACTCGCTCTCCGGCCGGGTGGTCAACCCCGGCCAGTACGAGTGCGGCCTGGGCATCACCCTGCGCGAGCTGATCGAGCTGGCCGGCGGCATGAAGCCCGGGCACAACCTGAAGTTCTGGACCCCGGGCGGCTCGTCCACCCCGATCCTGACCGCCGAGCACATCGACACCCCGATGGACTTCGAGGGCGTCGCGGCGGCCGGCTCGATCCTCGGCACCACGGCGATGCAGATCTTCTCGGACCAGGACTGCCCGGTCTACAACACGTGGCGGTGGCTGGAGTTCTACCACCACGAGTCGTGCGGCAAGTGCACCCCGTGCCGGGAGGGCAACTACTGGATGGTGCGCACCTACCGGCGGATCCTGGCCGGTCAGGGCACCTACGCCGACCTGGACACGCTGCAGGACACCGCGGACAACATCTTCGGCCGGTCCTTCTGCGGCCTCGGCGACGGCGCGGCCACGCCGGTCGTCTCGACGCTGAAGTGGTTCCGGGACGACTACCTCGGTTACATCGAGGGCCGCACGGCGCCGCGGCTCTCCGAGAAGTCCCTCGTAGGAGCGCACTGA
- a CDS encoding NADH-quinone oxidoreductase subunit G, with protein MTDVAKRADLVTLTIDGVEVQAEKGELLIRVAERMGTAIPRFCDHPLLAPAGACRQCLVEVEGQRKPVASCTQTVADGMVVKTHLTSPVAAKAQAGVMELLLINHPLDCPTCDKGGECPLQNQAMSTGRADSRFHEHKREYEKPIHISSQVLLDRERCVLCQRCTRFSEEIAGDKFIDLMDRSSGEQINVYRDDFFGGAGTGDGQVGEGEGDVPFNSYFSGNTIQICPVGALTGEQYRFRARPFDLVSSPTSCEHCAAGCAMRADHRRGKVLRRLAGDDPAVNEEWNCDKGRWGFRYTTATERITTPLVRDTRTGQLREASWSEALVTAAEGLKAARERGVGVLTGGRLTVEDAYAYAKFARVVLGTNDIDFRARPVRASGSPAAESEEADFLAAAVAGITELTYAEVEGAPSALIVGLEPEEECPILFLRLRKATTRRKLRVTAVAPHLTRGFEKLGAALVAAVPGDEARLLNTDPAVAAALTEPGSVLLVGERLATVPGGLSAAAALAARTGARLAWVPRRAGDRGALDAGCLPNLLPGGRPVGDPAARAELAVSWSVDAGVLPSRPGRDVDAIIEAAADGTLGGLLVGAVDPGDLADPARAEQALDAVPFLVSLELRRTAVTERADVVLPVAPAAEKAGTYMDWEGRLRSFETVLRGSTALTDGRVLEAIAALLDVTLNTGDVLAVRRELGAMPAGTGRPELPSIAPAAVAEPGERAAVLATWHQLIDLGTLLEGDEVLAGTARPPVARLGKELAEAVGVADGDLLTVHTDRGSVTLPAAITDLPGQVVWLPTNSPGSTVRRSLGVTAGAVVRLSAGLPGPILAEGVDR; from the coding sequence ATGACCGACGTAGCGAAAAGGGCCGACCTGGTCACGCTGACCATCGACGGCGTCGAGGTGCAGGCCGAGAAGGGCGAGCTGCTGATCCGGGTGGCCGAGCGGATGGGAACCGCGATCCCGCGGTTCTGCGACCACCCGCTGCTGGCCCCGGCCGGCGCCTGCCGGCAGTGCCTGGTCGAGGTGGAGGGCCAGCGCAAGCCGGTCGCCTCGTGCACCCAGACGGTCGCCGACGGCATGGTGGTCAAGACCCACCTCACCTCGCCGGTGGCCGCCAAGGCCCAGGCCGGGGTGATGGAGCTGCTCCTGATCAACCACCCGCTGGACTGCCCGACCTGCGACAAGGGCGGTGAGTGCCCGCTGCAGAACCAGGCGATGAGCACCGGCCGCGCCGACTCCCGGTTCCACGAGCACAAGCGGGAGTACGAGAAGCCGATCCACATCTCCAGCCAGGTGCTGCTGGACCGGGAGCGCTGCGTGCTCTGCCAGCGCTGCACCCGGTTCTCCGAGGAGATCGCCGGGGACAAGTTCATCGACCTGATGGACCGCTCCTCCGGCGAGCAGATCAACGTCTACCGGGACGACTTCTTCGGCGGCGCGGGCACCGGCGACGGGCAGGTCGGCGAGGGTGAGGGGGACGTCCCGTTCAACTCGTACTTCTCCGGCAACACCATCCAGATCTGCCCGGTCGGCGCGCTCACCGGTGAGCAGTACCGGTTCCGGGCCCGCCCGTTCGACCTGGTCTCCTCGCCGACCAGCTGCGAGCACTGCGCGGCCGGCTGCGCCATGCGGGCCGACCACCGGCGCGGGAAGGTGCTGCGCCGGCTGGCCGGCGACGACCCGGCGGTGAACGAGGAGTGGAACTGCGACAAGGGCCGGTGGGGCTTCCGCTACACCACGGCCACCGAGCGGATCACCACGCCGCTGGTCCGGGACACGCGGACCGGGCAGCTGCGCGAGGCGTCCTGGAGCGAGGCGCTGGTCACCGCCGCGGAGGGGCTGAAGGCGGCTCGCGAGCGCGGCGTCGGGGTGCTGACCGGGGGCCGGCTCACGGTGGAGGACGCGTACGCGTACGCGAAATTCGCCCGGGTGGTCCTGGGCACCAACGACATCGACTTCCGGGCGCGGCCGGTGCGAGCCTCCGGCTCGCCGGCCGCGGAGAGCGAGGAGGCTGACTTCCTCGCGGCCGCGGTGGCCGGGATCACCGAGCTCACGTACGCCGAGGTCGAGGGCGCGCCGTCCGCGTTGATCGTCGGGCTGGAGCCGGAGGAGGAATGCCCGATCCTCTTCCTGCGCCTGCGCAAGGCGACCACGCGGCGCAAGCTCCGGGTGACGGCGGTCGCGCCGCACCTGACCCGGGGTTTCGAGAAGCTCGGCGCCGCGCTGGTCGCCGCCGTCCCGGGTGACGAGGCCCGGCTGCTGAACACCGACCCGGCAGTCGCCGCCGCGCTCACCGAGCCGGGCAGCGTGCTGCTGGTCGGCGAGCGGCTGGCCACCGTCCCGGGCGGGCTCTCCGCGGCCGCGGCGCTGGCCGCCCGCACCGGTGCCCGGCTGGCCTGGGTGCCGCGCCGGGCCGGTGACCGGGGCGCGCTGGACGCCGGCTGCCTGCCGAACCTGCTGCCCGGCGGCCGCCCGGTCGGCGACCCGGCGGCCCGTGCCGAGCTGGCCGTCTCCTGGTCCGTCGACGCCGGCGTGCTGCCGAGCCGGCCGGGCCGGGACGTCGACGCGATCATCGAGGCGGCGGCCGACGGGACGCTGGGCGGCCTGCTGGTCGGCGCGGTGGACCCGGGCGACCTGGCCGACCCGGCCCGCGCCGAGCAGGCGCTCGACGCGGTGCCCTTCCTGGTCAGCCTGGAACTGCGGCGGACCGCGGTGACCGAGCGGGCCGATGTGGTGCTGCCGGTCGCGCCGGCCGCCGAGAAAGCCGGCACCTACATGGACTGGGAGGGCCGGCTGCGGTCCTTCGAGACGGTCCTGCGGGGCAGCACCGCGCTGACCGACGGCCGGGTGCTGGAGGCGATCGCCGCGCTGCTGGACGTCACCCTGAACACCGGGGACGTGCTGGCGGTCCGCCGCGAGCTGGGCGCCATGCCGGCCGGGACCGGGCGTCCCGAGCTGCCGTCGATCGCCCCCGCGGCGGTCGCCGAGCCGGGTGAGCGGGCCGCCGTGCTGGCCACCTGGCACCAGCTGATCGACCTGGGCACCCTGCTGGAGGGCGACGAGGTGCTGGCCGGCACGGCCCGCCCGCCGGTGGCCCGGCTCGGCAAGGAGCTGGCCGAGGCGGTCGGGGTGGCCGACGGCGACCTGCTGACGGTGCACACCGACCGCGGCTCGGTGACCCTGCCGGCCGCGATCACCGACCTGCCCGGGCAGGTGGTGTGGCTGCCCACGAACTCGCCGGGCTCGACGGTGCGCCGCAGCCTCGGCGTCACCGCCGGAGCGGTGGTCCGGTTGTCGGCCGGGCTGCCCGGTCCGATCCTCGCCGAGGGAGTCGACCGATGA
- the nuoH gene encoding NADH-quinone oxidoreductase subunit NuoH has translation MNILLAAHAEDPTLQTFEQDVWWITLIKLLGLFVLLLLLTLFTINYERKVVARMAVRPGPNQVGPKGWLTSLSDGLKLPFKEEIIPRTADKVVYFIAPVISATTAFTAFSVIPFGGVVTMFGHRTALQLTDVPVSVLVLLACSSMSVYGVVLAGWASGSTYPLLGGLRSSAQMISYEVAMGLSIVAVFMTAGSMSTSEIVRSQASGDPTVLFGTEITMPGWYCLQLLPSFLIYMIAAVGETNRAPFDLPEAESELVGGFHTEYSSFKFALFFLAEYINMITVSAFCTTLFLGGWRAPWPITAIWPGASSGYFALIWFFLKVFALLFGFIWLRATLPRMRYDQFMRFGWKVLIPINLVWILFLAYFKIARSGALSDTARWVSTAAIAVVVLVVAWAWPSSDKKKAKPVSLEEELAARPPGSFPVPPMDLQVPPSPRARREVAERAPAAVGGDSESKEV, from the coding sequence ATGAACATCCTTCTCGCGGCGCACGCGGAGGACCCCACCCTGCAGACGTTCGAACAGGACGTCTGGTGGATCACGCTGATCAAGCTGCTCGGGCTCTTCGTCCTGCTCCTGCTGCTGACGCTGTTCACGATCAACTACGAGCGCAAGGTCGTGGCCCGGATGGCGGTCCGGCCCGGCCCCAACCAGGTCGGGCCGAAGGGCTGGCTGACCTCGCTGAGCGACGGCCTCAAGCTGCCGTTCAAGGAGGAGATCATCCCGCGGACCGCCGACAAGGTGGTCTACTTCATCGCCCCGGTGATCTCGGCGACCACGGCGTTCACGGCGTTCTCGGTGATCCCGTTCGGCGGCGTGGTGACCATGTTCGGGCACCGCACCGCGCTGCAGCTCACCGACGTGCCGGTCTCGGTGCTGGTGCTGCTGGCCTGCTCGTCGATGAGCGTGTACGGCGTGGTGCTGGCCGGCTGGGCCTCCGGGTCGACCTACCCGCTGCTCGGTGGCCTGCGGTCGAGCGCGCAGATGATCTCGTACGAGGTCGCCATGGGTCTGTCGATCGTCGCGGTCTTCATGACCGCGGGGTCGATGAGCACCTCGGAGATCGTCCGGTCGCAGGCCTCCGGCGACCCGACCGTGCTGTTCGGCACCGAGATCACCATGCCCGGCTGGTACTGCCTGCAGCTGCTGCCGAGCTTCCTGATCTACATGATCGCGGCGGTCGGCGAGACCAACCGGGCGCCGTTCGACCTGCCCGAGGCGGAGTCCGAGCTGGTCGGCGGTTTCCACACGGAGTACTCGTCGTTCAAGTTCGCGCTCTTCTTCCTGGCCGAGTACATCAACATGATCACCGTCTCGGCGTTCTGCACCACGCTGTTCCTCGGCGGCTGGCGGGCCCCGTGGCCGATCACCGCGATCTGGCCCGGCGCCAGCAGCGGCTACTTCGCCCTGATCTGGTTCTTCCTCAAGGTGTTCGCGCTGCTGTTCGGCTTCATCTGGCTGCGCGCCACGCTGCCCCGGATGCGCTACGACCAGTTCATGCGGTTCGGCTGGAAGGTGCTGATCCCGATCAACCTGGTCTGGATCCTGTTCCTGGCCTACTTCAAGATCGCCCGCAGCGGCGCCCTGTCGGACACCGCGCGGTGGGTCTCCACCGCGGCGATCGCGGTGGTCGTGCTGGTGGTCGCCTGGGCCTGGCCGTCGAGCGACAAGAAGAAGGCCAAACCGGTCTCGCTCGAGGAGGAACTGGCCGCCCGGCCACCGGGCAGCTTCCCGGTTCCGCCGATGGACCTGCAGGTGCCGCCCAGCCCGCGTGCCCGCCGTGAGGTCGCCGAACGTGCCCCGGCCGCCGTCGGCGGCGACTCCGAGTCGAAGGAGGTGTGA
- the nuoI gene encoding NADH-quinone oxidoreductase subunit NuoI — MNTFTGSFKGFGVTFAHMFRKVITTDYPFSPPKPAPRYHGRHILNRHPDGLEKCIGCELCAWACPADAIYVEGGDNTDEQRFSPGERYAKIYQINYTRCIFCGLCIEACPTRSLTMSNEYELARDSRQDLIFTKEQLLAPLLAGMEQPPHPMRLGETDKDYYVGALTNPGTSAGAERAPWAEAGTHDASDPAEPASRPETAGTVRREG; from the coding sequence GTGAACACGTTTACCGGCTCCTTCAAGGGTTTCGGCGTGACCTTCGCGCACATGTTCCGCAAGGTGATCACGACCGACTACCCGTTCTCCCCGCCCAAGCCGGCGCCGCGCTACCACGGGCGGCACATCCTCAACCGGCACCCGGACGGGCTGGAGAAATGCATCGGCTGCGAGCTGTGCGCCTGGGCCTGCCCGGCCGACGCGATCTACGTCGAGGGCGGCGACAACACCGACGAGCAGCGGTTCTCGCCGGGTGAGCGGTACGCGAAGATCTACCAGATCAACTACACCCGGTGCATCTTCTGCGGTCTCTGCATCGAGGCCTGCCCGACCCGCTCGCTGACCATGAGCAACGAGTACGAGCTGGCCCGGGACAGCCGCCAGGACCTGATCTTCACGAAGGAGCAGCTCCTGGCCCCGCTGCTGGCCGGCATGGAGCAGCCGCCGCACCCGATGCGCCTGGGCGAGACCGACAAGGACTACTACGTCGGCGCGCTCACCAACCCGGGCACCTCGGCCGGCGCCGAGCGGGCGCCGTGGGCCGAGGCGGGCACACACGACGCCTCGGACCCGGCGGAGCCGGCCTCCCGGCCGGAGACAGCCGGGACCGTGCGGAGGGAGGGCTGA
- a CDS encoding NADH-quinone oxidoreductase subunit J: MTQVSTGEAVAFWILGSLAVIGALGMVLARNAVHSALWLVVTMLNLGFLYVINSAPFLGFVQIIVYTGAIMMLFLFVLMLVGRDASDSLIETLRGQRIAAIVLGVGFAGLVATGLARGLEDTPAAGLEAANANGNVQGLASLLFTKYVFAFEVTSALLITAAVGAMILAHIERAKGDRIDQVTRMKQRFLPGNYPGPKPGPGVYANTMSVAAPARLPDGNGTENSISPILPVRELTASEVAPKGTEK; the protein is encoded by the coding sequence ATGACTCAGGTATCGACCGGAGAAGCCGTCGCCTTCTGGATCCTCGGCTCGCTCGCGGTGATCGGCGCGCTCGGCATGGTGCTGGCCCGCAACGCGGTGCACTCCGCGCTCTGGCTGGTGGTCACGATGCTGAACCTGGGGTTCCTCTACGTGATCAACTCGGCGCCGTTCCTCGGCTTCGTGCAGATCATCGTCTACACCGGCGCGATCATGATGCTGTTCCTGTTCGTGCTGATGCTGGTCGGCCGGGACGCCTCGGACTCGCTGATCGAGACGCTGCGCGGGCAGCGGATCGCGGCCATCGTGCTCGGGGTCGGCTTCGCCGGCCTGGTCGCGACCGGCCTGGCCCGCGGCTTGGAGGACACCCCGGCGGCGGGCCTGGAGGCGGCCAACGCGAACGGCAACGTGCAGGGCCTGGCCTCGCTGCTGTTCACCAAGTACGTCTTCGCCTTCGAGGTCACCTCGGCCCTGCTGATCACGGCAGCGGTCGGCGCGATGATCCTGGCCCACATCGAGCGGGCCAAGGGCGACCGGATCGACCAGGTCACCCGGATGAAGCAGCGGTTCCTGCCGGGCAACTACCCCGGTCCGAAGCCCGGCCCCGGCGTTTACGCGAACACCATGTCGGTGGCCGCGCCGGCCCGCCTGCCGGACGGCAACGGGACGGAGAACAGCATCTCCCCGATCCTGCCGGTCCGGGAGCTGACCGCGTCCGAGGTAGCCCCGAAGGGAACCGAGAAGTGA
- the nuoK gene encoding NADH-quinone oxidoreductase subunit NuoK, with amino-acid sequence MTPDYYLILASILFTIGAVGVLIRRNAIVLFMCIELMLNAANLALVTFSRINGGLDGQIISFFVMVVAAAEVVVGLAIIMSIFRTRRSASVDDANLLKY; translated from the coding sequence GTGACTCCCGACTATTACCTGATCCTCGCCTCGATCCTGTTCACCATCGGGGCGGTCGGGGTGCTCATCCGGCGCAACGCGATCGTCCTGTTCATGTGCATCGAGCTGATGCTGAACGCGGCGAACCTGGCGCTGGTCACCTTCAGCCGGATCAACGGCGGCCTGGACGGCCAGATCATCTCGTTCTTCGTGATGGTCGTCGCGGCCGCCGAGGTCGTGGTCGGGCTCGCCATCATCATGTCGATCTTCCGTACGCGACGCTCGGCGAGTGTCGACGACGCGAACCTCCTGAAGTACTGA